A window of the Brassica napus cultivar Da-Ae chromosome C5, Da-Ae, whole genome shotgun sequence genome harbors these coding sequences:
- the LOC125587580 gene encoding rhamnogalacturonan I rhamnosyltransferase 1-like, with protein MCKAEKCLYHRKLLEMKVKFLGETKIDKFKNSLVSRSRMSLWMIRVMTILLIWSCFVHLVALGGMWGPRLLKGWPCWLSHHEFPMAAQEMASLPMKIALPPKRIYQNNGYLMVSCNGGLNQMRAAICDMVTIARYMNVTLIVPELDKASFWNDPSEFKDIFDVDHFITCLRDEVRILKAVPPRLRRRVELGVYHTMPPVSWSNMSYYQDQILPLVKKHKVLQLNKTDTRLANNELPVEVQKLRCRVNFNGLRFTPKIEELGRRVVKILREKGPFLVLHLRYEMDMLAFSGCSHGCNRYEEEELTRMRYAYPWWKEKVINSELKRKEGLCPLTPEETALTLSALGIDRNVQIYIAAGEIYGGRRRLKALTDVFPNVVSKETLLDSSDLSFCQNRSSQMAALDYLIALESDIFVPTYYGNMAKVVEGHRRFLGFKKTIELKRKFLVDLIDEYYEGLLSWEVFSTRLKASHGTRMGGPKKRLVIPSKPKEENYFYANPYECLQLLRESNGTSLKETM; from the exons ATGTGTAAAGCGGAGAAGTGTCTATACCACAGGAAGCTCTTAGAGATGAAGGTTAAGTTTCTAGGAGAAACCAAGATTGACAAGTTCAAGAACTCCTTGGTTTCCAGGTCTCGTATGAGCCTATGGATGATTCGGGTTATGACCATATTGCTGATATGGAGTTGTTTTGTTCATTTGGTTGCTTTGGGTGGGATGTGGGGACCAAGGTTGCTGAAAGGCTGGCCTTGTTGGCTCAGCCACCATGAGTTCCCAATGGCTGCACAAGAAATGGCTTCTCTTCCAATGAAAATAGCCCTCCCTCCTAAAA GGATATATCAGAACAATGGTTATCTTATGGTTTCTTGCAATGGAGGACTCAACCAAATGCGAGCTGCG ATATGTGATATGGTCACTATTGCAAGGTACATGAATGTCACACTTATTGTCCCAGAGCTTGACAAGGCCTCTTTCTGGAATGATCCTAG TGAATTCAAAGACATATTTGATGTGGACCACTTCATAACTTGTTTGAGAGATGAGGTTCGTATACTCAAAGCGGTTCCTCCAAGGCTTAGGAGAAGGGTCGAGCTCGGTGTGTACCACACCATGCCTCCTGTTAGCTGGTCTAACATGTCCTACTACCAAGACCAG ATTCTTCCGTTGGTGAAGAAGCACAAGGTCTTACAACTGAACAAAACAGATACTCGACTTGCCAATAACGAACTTCCTGTCGAGGTTCAGAAGCTGAGATGCAGAGTAAATTTCAACGGGCTTAGGTTCACTCCAAAGATTGAGGAACTAGGTAGAAGAGTAGTCAAGATTCTGAGGGAGAAAGGTCCCTTTCTGGTTCTCCATCTCAGATACGAAATGGACATGTTGGCATTCTCTGGTTGCTCTCACGGTTGCAACCGCTACGAAGAGGAAGAGCTCACAAGAATGAG ATATGCTTATCCATGGTGGAAAGAGAAAGTAATAAACTccgagttgaagaggaaagaaGGTCTTTGCCCATTAACTCCGGAAGAAACAGCTCTTACACTATCCGCATTGGGCATTGACCGTAACGTTCAGATTTACATAGCGGCTGGAGAGATATACGGTGGTAGAAGACGGTTAAAGGCTTTAACAGATGTTTTTCCAAATGTG GTCAGCAAAGAAACTCTGCTGGATTCGTCTGATCTGAGTTTCTGTCAGAACCGTTCTTCTCAAATGGCTGCTCTTGATTATCTCATCGCTCTAGAAAGTGATATATTCGTTCCTACTTATTATGGGAACATGGCCAAAGTTGTGGAAGGTCATCGCAG GTTCTTGGGGTTCAAGAAAACGATTGAGCTAAAGAGGAAGTTCTTGGTTGATCTAATAGATGAATACTATGAAGGACTGTTGAGCTGGGAAGTGTTTTCGACCAGGCTGAAGGCCTCTCACGGTACAAGAATGGGAGGTCCCAAGAAGCGGCTTGTGATTCCGAGTAAACCTAAAGAAGAAAACTACTTCTATGCTAATCCATATGAATGTCTTCAGCTATTACGTGAGAGTAATGGCACTTCACTTAAAGAAACAATGTGA
- the LOC125587581 gene encoding UDP-arabinopyranose mutase 1-like translates to MFISVSNNADLKPPSLLSIMVEPANTVGIPLNHAALLKDELDIVIPTIRNLDFLEMWRPFLQPYHLIIVQDGDPSKTIAVPEGFDYELYNRNDINRILGPKASCISFKDSACRCFGYMVSKKKYIFTIDDDCFVAKDPSGKAVNALEQHIKNLLCPSSPFFFNTLYDPYREGADFVRGYPFSLREGVSTAVSHGLWLNIPDYDAPTQLVKPKERNTRYVDAVMTIPKGTLFPMCGMNLAFDRDLIGPAMYFGLMGDGQPIGRYDDMWAGWCVKVICDHLGLGVKTGLPYIYHSKASNPFVNLKKEYKGIFWQEDIIPFFQSAKLSKEAVTVQQCYLELSKLVKEKLSPIDPYFDKLADAMVTWIEAWDELNPATKA, encoded by the exons ATGTTCATATCAGTTTCAAACAACGCCGATCTCAAACCTCCCTCTCTTCTCTCAATCATGGTTGAACCGGCGAATACCGTTGGAATCCCGCTGAACCACGCCGCGTTGCTGAAGGATGAGCTCGACATCGTGATCCCGACGATCCGCAACCTCGACTTCCTCGAGATGTGGAGGCCATTTCTCCAGCCTTACCATCTCATCATCGTCCAAGACGGAGATCCTTCCAAGACCATTGCTGTCCCCGAAGGGTTCGATTACGAGCTCTACAACAGGAACGACATCAACCGTATCCTCGGTCCGAAAGCTTCATGCATTTCCTTCAAGGACTCTGCTTGTCGCTGCTTCGGCTACATGGTGTCTAAGAAGAAGTACATCTTCACTATTGACGACGATTGCTTC GTTGCCAAGGATCCATCTGGAAAAGCAGTGAACGCACTTGAGCAACACATCAAGAACCTTCTCTGCCCATCCTCTCCGTTTTTCTTCAACACCTTGTACGATCCCTACCGTGAAGGTGCTGACTTCGTCCGTGGATACCCTTTCAGTCTCCGTGAGGGTGTTTCCACTGCTGTGTCGCACGGTCTCTGGCTCAACATCCCTGATTACGACGCCCCAACTCAACTCGTCAAGCCTAAGGAAAGGAACACAAG GTATGTGGATGCTGTGATGACCATCCCAAAGGGAACACTTTTCCCAATGTGTGGCATGAACTTGGCCTTTGACCGTGATCTCATTGGCCCAGCTATGTACTTTGGTCTCATGGGTGATGGTCAGCCCATTGGTCGCTACGACGATATGTGGGCTGGATGGTGTGTCAAG GTGATCTGTGACCATTTGGGATTGGGAGTGAAGACGGGTCTTCCCTACATATACCACAGCAAGGCAAGCAACCCGTTTGTGAACCTGAAAAAAGAGTACAAAGGAATTTTCTGGCAGGAGGACATTATTCCTTTCTTCCAGAGCGCAAAGCTCTCGAAAGAAGCTGTGACGGTTCAACAATGCTACTTGGAGCTGTCAAAGTTGGTGAAGGAGAAGCTTAGCCCCATTGATCCTTACTTTGACAAGCTTGCTGATGCTATGGTCACTTGGATTGAAGCTTGGGATGAGCTTAACCCGGCCACTAAAGCTTGA
- the LOC106379050 gene encoding uncharacterized protein C9orf85 homolog — protein MGSRQGPPKHQNKFAWVPNAGVKINETEVGGRFRPLSEITGVCHRCREQIAWKRKYGKYKKLTEPAKCQKCLKRNVRQAYHKLCTGCAKEQKVCAKCYSSSEQIMGRDIYEVEAEQKLLDETIKNARERDRRTLLRAMNKDSNPKKSDEEATRSDSSKVGDVFPSTSLEEYANKSGRVSGIIGHGHVVDDEDEDEDDVASEPELDEDHSGDDDEHEEVQK, from the exons aTGGGCTCACGGCAAGGACCACCGAAGCATCAGAACAAATTCGCGTGGGTACCCAACGCCGGCGTGAAGATCAACGAAACC gaagTGGGCGGGAGATTCAGACCGCTGTCGGAGATAACGGGAGTTTGCCATCGCTGTCGGGAGCAGATCGCTTGGAAGCGCAAATACGGCAAATACAAAAAGCTAACCGAACCCGCCAAATG TCAGAAGTGTTTAAAGCGTAATGTTCGTCAAGCATATCACAAGTTATGCACTG GTTGTGCCAAGGAGCAGAAAGTGTGTGCCAAGTGTTACTCTTCTTCTGAGCAAATCATGGGAAG ggatatatatgaagtagaagctGAACAGAAGCTGCTCGATGAG ACTATCAAGAATGCTAGGGAAAGAGATCGAAGGACGCTTTTGCGTGCT ATGAACAAAGATAGCAACCCGAAGAAATCAGATGAAGAAGCAACGAGGAGCGATAGCAGCAAGGTTGGTGATGTGTTTCCATCAACATCTCTTGAAGAATAtgcaaacaagtctggaagagTTAGCGGGATTATTGGTCATGGCCATGTTGTTgacgatgaagatgaagatgaagatgatgttgCTAGTGAACCTGAATTGGACGAGGATCAcagtggtgatgatgatgagcaTGAAGAAGTGCAGAAGTGA
- the LOC125587582 gene encoding COBRA-like protein 1, which produces MGFLCSSSSSIVFKLGVSIVFLVSFSGYTPADAYDPLDPSGNITIKWDIITWTGDGYVATVTLYNFQQYRHIQAPGWTLGWSWAKREVIWGMNGGQTTEQGDCSKFKGTIPHCCKKTPSVVDLLPGMPYNQQVANCCRGGVINSWAQDPATAVSSFQLTVGQAGTTNKTVRVPKNFTLKAPGPGYTCGPGKIVKPSRFVGTDKRRVTQAMMTWNVTCTYSQFLAQRTPTCCVSLSSFYNSTIVPCPTCSCGCRNTSQPGNCVDSKGPRIASVVVPNTGKSLYVPPLVQCTNHMCPVRIHWHVKVNYKAYWRVKVTITNFNYNMNYSQWNLVVQHPNFDNLTQTFSFNYKPLIPYASINDTGILWGVKFYNDLLMQAGPYGNVQSELLFQKEASAFTLEKGWAFPRRIYFNGDNCVMPPPDSYPWLPNTASHKPISSWFAAILGSISLLLTAFSHGML; this is translated from the exons atggggttcttgtgttcttcttcttcttcaatcgtCTTCAAGCTCGGAGTTTCTATAGTCTTTCTAGTTTCTTTCTCTGGTTACACTCCTGCAG ATGCTTATGATCCTTTGGACCCAAGTGGGAACATCACCATCAAATGGGACATCATAACCTGGACCGGAGATGGCTATGTG GCGACTGTAACGCTGTATAACTTCCAGCAATATCGACACATCCAAGCACCAGGCTGGACCCTTGGATGGTCATGGGCAAAGAGAGAGGTCATATGGGGAATGAATGGAGGACAGACAACAGAGCAAGGGGACTGCTCAAAATTCAAAGGAACCATTCCTCATTGCTGCAAGAAAACACCTTCCGTTGTTGATCTCTTGCCCGGAATGCCTTACAATCAACAAGTTGCTAACTGTTGTAGAGGCGGTGTGATAAACTCGTGGGCTCAAGATCCAGCAACTGCCGTTTCCTCTTTCCAGCTCACTGTTGGACAAGCTGGAACCACTAATAAGACGGTCAGGGTGCCGAAGAACTTCACTCTAAAGGCTCCTGGACCTGGCTACACTTGTGGCCCTGGGAAGATTGTGAAACCTAGTAGATTCGTTGGTACTGACAAGCGTAGAGTCACACAAGCAATGA TGACTTGGAATGTAACTTGCACTTACTCACAGTTCTTAGCTCAGAGGACACCTACTTGCTGTGTCTCTCTTTCATCCTTCTATAACAGCACAATAGTTCCTTGTCCTACATGCTCTTGTGGATGCCGAAACACTTCTCAGCCAGGGAACTGTGTAGA CTCAAAAGGTCCAAGGATAGCATCTGTTGTTGTTCCAAATACAGGGAAGAGCTTGTACGTACCGCCTCTGGTCCAATGTACAAACCATATGTGTCCAGTAAGAATCCACTGGCATGTCAAGGTTAACTACAAAGCCTACTGGAGAGTTAAAGTCACCATCACAAATTTCAACTACAACATGAACTATTCTCAGTGGAACCTGGTGGTGCAGCATCCGAATTTCGATAACCTCACTCAGACTTTCAGCTTCAACTACAAGCCCTTGATTCCTTATGCTTCCATAA ATGATACAGGGATACTCTGGGGAGTAAAGTTCTACAATGATCTGTTGATGCAAGCTGGACCTTATGGGAATGTACAATCCGAGTTACTTTTCCAGAAAGAAGCATCAGCTTTCACACTTGAGAAAGGTTGGGCGTTCCCtagaagaatctatttcaaTGGAGATAACTGTGTGATGCCACCTCCTGATTCTTACCCTTGGCTCCCCAATACCGCCTCACACAAGCCTATAAGTTCTTGGTTTGCAGCAATACTAGGATCGATCTCCTTGTTACTGACTGCCTTCTCACATGGCATGTTGTAA
- the LOC106382873 gene encoding eukaryotic translation initiation factor 3 subunit M — protein MTTIVPTSEEDPFLSVVQFTSQLAWADAGPEAAEPEISRLCREAEESIVAGKWLELASLMVTSAELVSSKMSEKDLECTYTIICSLVKNANSPEDVLETVKAISSKVVQQPNDKASLRLKILFNLYNLLDHPYARFQVYMKSLTLAVEGKVTEYVVPSFKKIDNFLKEWNVDTKDQRELFLAIANVLRENKSLVKESLNFLTKYLATFSNDDAQVLGEAKEEAVRAVIEFVKASSIFQCDLLDLPAVAQLEKDAKYAPVYQLLKIFLTQRLNAYSEFKAANSECLQSYGLVDEDCVTKMRLLSLVDLASHESGKIPYTSIKDTLQVKEEEVELWIVKAITAKLIDCKMDQMNQVVIVSRCSEREFGSKQWQSLRTKLATWRDNIGNVISTIESNKVTEEGSQTSSSAAPLQGLSVR, from the exons ATGACGACGATTGTTCCCACCTCCGAAGAAGATCCATTTCTCTCCGTCGTCCAATTTACTTCCCAGCTAGCCTGGGCTGATGCTGGTCCCGAG GCTGCAGAGCCAGAGATTAGCAGGCTATGTAGAGAGGCTGAGGAATCGATAGTAGCAGGAAAGTGGTTGGAGTTGGCTTCGTTAATGGTTACTTCAGCTGAATTGGTTTCTTCCAAGATGTCTGAGAAAG ATCTTGAGTGTACCTACACCATCATTTGCAGCCTTGTTAAGAATGCGAATAGCCCTGAAGATGTTCTCGAAACGGTGAAAGCTATCTCTTCTAAGGTTGTTCAACAGCCGAATGACAAGGCTTCACTTCGTTTGAAGAT CCTCTTCAATCTCTATAACCTCCTGGATCACCCGTATGCTCGTTTCCAAGTGTACATGAAATCTCTCACACTGGCTGTTGAAGGGAAGGTTACTGAGTACGTTGTTCCTTCTTTTAAGAAGATCGATAACTTCTTGAAAGAGTGGAACGTTGACACTAAAGATCAGAGGGAACTCTTCCTTGCCATTGCTAATGTTCTGAGAGAGAACAAAAG CTTGGTAAAAGAATCCCTTAACTTCCTGACGAAGTATCTAGCGACTTTCTCCAATGATGATGCTCAAGTCCTGGGTGAAGCTAAGGAGGAGGCTGTGCGTGCAGTTATTGAATTTGTCAAGGCTTCCAGCATCTTCCAG TGTGATTTATTGGACTTGCCGGCCGTAGCACAACTAGAGAAGGATGCTAAGTATGCACCTGTTTACCAGCTGCTAAAGATCTTTCTTACTCAGAGGCTGAATGCTTACAGTGAATTCAAAGCTGCAAATTCAGAATGTCTGCAAAGCTATG GACTTGTCGATGAAGATTGTGTAACGAAGATGAGATTGTTGTCACTAGTGGACTTAGCGTCACATGAATCTGGCAAAATACCTTACACCTCAATTAAAGACACTCTACAG GTAAAGGAAGAAGAGGTTGAACTATGGATCGTGAAGGCAATAACTGCGAAGCTGATCGATTGTAAGATGGATCAGATGAACCAAGTTGTCATTGTCAG CCGCTGTTCCGAGCGTGAATTCGGGTCAAAGCAATGGCAATCACTTCGAACTAAGCTCGCTACTTGGAGG GATAACATTGGAAACGTCATAAGTACAATTGAGTCGAACAAGGTAACCGAGGAAGGCTCTCAGACATCATCATCTGCTGCACCACTTCAAGGCCTGAGTGTTCGTTGA
- the LOC125575595 gene encoding 60S ribosomal protein L39-2, whose protein sequence is MPSHKTFIIKKKLGKKMRQNRPIPGWIRLRTDNKIRYNAKRRHWRRTKLGF, encoded by the exons ATG CCGTCGCACAAGACGTTCATAATCAAGAAGAAGCTGGGGAAGAAGATGAGGCAAAACAGGCCTATCCCTGGCTGGATCCGTCTCCGTACCGATAACAAGATCAG GTACAACGCTAAGCGTAGGCATTGGCGCCGTACCAAGCTCGGGTTCTAG